The window ACTACCGTGTTCTTGCCGCGATAGGTGATATCGCCGGGCAACCGTCCAATGGGCAGATTGAGGCGTCCGGCAACGAGCAGGAGCACGCCGACCAGCAATAGCACAGCTCCGAAGATAATCAGCACTCGTCCGATGTCGCCCGGTGCCCCAGGTTGACGCCGTGCAGTTCGGCGTTAACCTGGGATGAGGATACTCTTGATCCCGACCGGGTCCACTGTTTTGTCCTCTCGATCAGGTGCTGTCCGCTCAACCTCGATAGCTTCATTCTCGCCAAACGCGTACTGTCGGAAACTACTCCAAGTCCGTCGAAGCTGGTAAAGTCTCCCCGAAAGAGTGGAGATATCCCAGGTTAGCGCCAACTACGGGCGCGAACCTGGGACACCCGGCAGGCTGGCGAAACGAAGGATCGGAGAGAACATGAAGCCGACAAGTCGTTCGAATGGCGAGACCGCTGCAGCGAACATCACCAAGCGGATTCAAGAGCTGGGGGATTGGAGAGGAGAGACCCTCGCTCATGTCCGTCAGCTCATCCACGAAGCCGACCCCGACATCCAGGAGGAGTGGAAATGGATGGGAACCCCCGTATGGTCCCATGACGGCGGCGTCTGCACAGGGGAATCGTACAAGCAGGTCGTGAAGCTCACCTTCTTTCGCGGAGCCTCCATCAAAGACCCGAAGAAGCTCTTCAATTCCAGCCTGGAAGGGAACACGCGGCGTGCGATCGACCTCCGCGAAGGGGAGAAGATCA is drawn from Clostridia bacterium and contains these coding sequences:
- a CDS encoding DUF1801 domain-containing protein translates to MKPTSRSNGETAAANITKRIQELGDWRGETLAHVRQLIHEADPDIQEEWKWMGTPVWSHDGGVCTGESYKQVVKLTFFRGASIKDPKKLFNSSLEGNTRRAIDLREGEKINEAAFKQLIRAAVAANSAARAQRAAKKK